The sequence TTGGGCAGCGTCATGCCCACCAGCGCGTGACCGGCCTCGTGATAGGCGGTCATCTCCTTCTGTTCGGCCGTCATGACCATGCTGCGGCGCTCAGGCCCCATCATGACCTTGTCCTTGGCCTGTTCGAAATCGACCATGGTGACGAAACGCCGGCCCACGCGCGCGGCCATCAGCGCTGCCTCGTTCACGAGGTTGGCCAGATCCGCACCCGAGAAACCGGGCGTGCCGCGCGCGATGATGCGCAGGTCCACGTCGGGGCCGAGCGGGGTCTTGCGGGCGTGGACGCCGAGGATCTTCTCGCGGCCCTTGATGTCCGGGTTGGGCACCGTCACCTGCCGGTCGAAACGGCCGGGGCGCAGCAGCGCGGGGTCCAGCACGTCGCGGCGGTTGGTCGCGGCAAGGATGATGACACCCTCGTTCGCCTCGAAGCCGTCCATCTCGACCAGCAGCTGGTTCAGCGTCTGCTCGCGCTCGTCGTTGCCACCGCCATAGCCTGCGCCACGGTGGCGGCCCACGGCGTCGATCTCGTCGATGAAGACGATGCAGGGCGCGTTCTTCTTCGCCTGCTCGAACATGTCGCGCACGCGGGACGCGCCGACACCCACGAACATCTCGACGAAGTCGGAACCGGAGATGGTGAAGAAGGGCACGCCCGCCTCGCCCGCGATGGCGCGCGCAAGCAGCGTCTTACCGGTACCCGGAGGGCCGACCAGAAGCGCGCCCTTGGGGATCTTGCCGCCGAGGCGGCTGAACTTCTGCGGGTTGCGCAGGAATTCTACGATTTCTTCCAGTTCTTCCTTGGCCTCGTCGATCCCGGCCACATCGTCAAAGGTCACCCGGCCATGTTTCTCGGTCAGCATCTTGGCCTTGGACTTGCCAAAGCCCATCGCCCCGCCCTTGCCGCCGCCCTGCATGCGGTTCATGAAGTATATCCACACGCCGATCAGCAGCACGATCGGCAGCAGCGACATCAGGAAGGTCTGGAACCCCGATTGCTCCTGCGGGCGCGCCTTCAGCGGCACGTTGTTGTCGATGAGCAGGTTCGTGATTTCGGCATCGTCGGGTTTCACGGTCACATAGTCCGCCCCGTCTGCCCGGCGGAAGCGGACCTGCTCCCCGTCCAGCGTGACGTTGCGTACCTGGCCCTGTTCGACCGAAGTGACGAATTCGGAATAGGAAACTTCGTTGCTTTGCAGCGCGTTATTTGACCCGCTGAAGAGGTTGAACAGTGCGAGCACCAGCAACAGCAGGACGACCCAGAACGCGAGATTACGCATATTTCCCAAGGAATTTCTCCTAACTACAACGGGTTGCGCCAATCATGGCGACGTGTGGCGGGTCCGTCCGGCGGCCCGTACACAGGCACA is a genomic window of Sulfitobacter alexandrii containing:
- the ftsH gene encoding ATP-dependent zinc metalloprotease FtsH; the encoded protein is MGNMRNLAFWVVLLLLVLALFNLFSGSNNALQSNEVSYSEFVTSVEQGQVRNVTLDGEQVRFRRADGADYVTVKPDDAEITNLLIDNNVPLKARPQEQSGFQTFLMSLLPIVLLIGVWIYFMNRMQGGGKGGAMGFGKSKAKMLTEKHGRVTFDDVAGIDEAKEELEEIVEFLRNPQKFSRLGGKIPKGALLVGPPGTGKTLLARAIAGEAGVPFFTISGSDFVEMFVGVGASRVRDMFEQAKKNAPCIVFIDEIDAVGRHRGAGYGGGNDEREQTLNQLLVEMDGFEANEGVIILAATNRRDVLDPALLRPGRFDRQVTVPNPDIKGREKILGVHARKTPLGPDVDLRIIARGTPGFSGADLANLVNEAALMAARVGRRFVTMVDFEQAKDKVMMGPERRSMVMTAEQKEMTAYHEAGHALVGMTLPKCDPVYKATIIPRGGALGMVMSLPEMDRLNMFKDECHQRLAMAMAGKAAEIHKYGADAVSNGPAGDIQQASALARAMVLQWGMSDKVGNIDYSEAAQGYQGNTAGFSVSANTKELVEKEVQKFIQDGYDWAMKIITENEDKFERLAQGLLEYETLTGDEIKRVMDGLPPTDDSGNDGSDEGSAPSVTAIPKAKGKGKKLPPADGGLEPEPTT